From the Shewanella amazonensis SB2B genome, one window contains:
- a CDS encoding cytochrome c3 family protein, with protein MWEKLKKVWRTLRKPSVHYSLGFLTLGGFVAGIIFWGGFNTALEATNQEAFCIGCHEMENNVYEELKTTIHFTNRSGVRATCPDCHVPHNWTDKIARKMQASKEVWGKVFGTINTREKFEAKRRELAEHEWARLKANDSLECRNCHNFDYMDFTRQSPRASQMHSTSLASGEKTCIDCHKGIAHHLPDMSGVKGW; from the coding sequence ATGTGGGAAAAGCTTAAAAAAGTATGGCGAACCCTCAGGAAGCCCAGTGTGCATTACAGCCTTGGTTTCCTGACCCTTGGAGGCTTTGTGGCCGGTATCATCTTCTGGGGGGGCTTTAACACCGCCCTGGAAGCCACCAACCAGGAGGCTTTCTGTATCGGTTGTCACGAGATGGAAAACAACGTCTATGAAGAGCTGAAGACGACTATCCACTTCACCAACCGAAGCGGCGTGCGTGCAACCTGTCCGGATTGCCACGTGCCGCACAACTGGACCGATAAGATTGCCCGTAAGATGCAGGCATCGAAAGAGGTGTGGGGTAAGGTGTTTGGTACCATCAACACCCGTGAGAAGTTCGAGGCCAAGCGCCGTGAGCTGGCAGAGCATGAATGGGCGCGTTTAAAGGCGAATGACTCGCTGGAATGCCGAAACTGCCACAACTTTGACTACATGGACTTTACCCGTCAGTCACCGAGGGCGTCGCAAATGCACTCGACCTCACTGGCCAGCGGCGAAAAGACCTGTATCGATTGTCACAAGGGGATTGCGCATCACCTGCCTGACATGTCCGGTGTCAAAGGCTGGTAA
- a CDS encoding DUF1338 domain-containing protein encodes MHTQINELFSNLWQDYVSVTPSAQKIHALLGSTQQDDVQNDHIALRTFNIEKINLEKLAAHFLALGYVESGEYHFEAKKLYAKHFEHPDATQPKVFISELLLEKCSPELQATVHKLVEQIDAAAVTADNFLYSGRHWSIDQATYETLLKESEYAAWVSVWGFRANHFTVSVNALKNYETLASVNDALKAAGFALNTSGGEIKGSEEVKLKQSSTLADEAVVEFTDGKRMVPSCFYEFARRFPLEDGRLYPGFVAASADKIFESTNAR; translated from the coding sequence ATGCACACCCAGATTAATGAACTCTTCTCCAACCTTTGGCAGGACTATGTGTCAGTAACGCCCTCTGCACAGAAAATTCATGCCCTGCTTGGCTCGACTCAGCAGGATGACGTGCAAAACGACCATATCGCCCTGCGTACCTTTAATATCGAGAAGATTAACCTGGAAAAACTGGCCGCCCATTTTCTGGCCCTGGGCTATGTAGAGAGCGGCGAATACCACTTCGAAGCCAAAAAGCTCTATGCCAAGCACTTCGAGCACCCGGATGCCACTCAGCCCAAGGTGTTTATCTCTGAGCTGCTGTTGGAAAAATGCTCTCCTGAGCTGCAGGCCACAGTGCACAAGCTGGTCGAGCAAATCGATGCGGCCGCCGTGACTGCCGATAACTTCCTCTACTCAGGTCGTCACTGGAGCATCGACCAGGCCACCTACGAAACTCTGCTCAAGGAAAGCGAGTACGCCGCCTGGGTTTCTGTGTGGGGATTTCGCGCCAACCACTTCACCGTATCGGTAAATGCGCTGAAAAACTACGAAACCCTGGCCTCCGTGAATGATGCCCTCAAGGCCGCAGGTTTTGCACTCAACACCTCCGGCGGTGAAATCAAGGGCAGCGAAGAGGTGAAGCTCAAGCAGTCTTCGACCCTCGCCGACGAAGCCGTGGTGGAATTCACTGATGGCAAGCGTATGGTGCCAAGCTGTTTTTATGAGTTTGCCCGCCGCTTCCCATTAGAAGATGGCCGCCTGTACCCAGGCTTTGTGGCTGCCTCCGCTGACAAGATTTTTGAGAGCACCAACGCCCGTTAA
- the astD gene encoding succinylglutamate-semialdehyde dehydrogenase → MSSVINNPSSCQFIGGQWQPGHGKGFESINPANGEVIWCGNGANAEQVDTAVKAARSAFYNWSAMPLAERLAIIEAFGAQLGEHSEAMARLIAEETGKALWESRTEVAAMTGKIAISIRAHSERTGTVENPMPGARAFIRHKPHGVVAVFGPYNFPGHLPNGHIVPALIAGNTVLFKPSELTPKVAQFTVELWQKAGLPAGVINLLQGEVETGKALAGHPGIDGLFFTGSSNTGHLLHQQYAGQPGKILALEMGGNNPLIVKDVANVNAAVHDIIQSAFISSGQRCTCARRLFIKKDANGDAILAKLIEASRQIRVDEPFAENQPFYGAMISAKAAAAMVKAQTDIQSLGGISLLELKQPDLALGFVTPGIIDVTHVKALPDEEHFGPLLKVYRYDDFDAAIDEANNTAFGLSAGLLADNEADYDHFFRRIRAGIVNWNKPITGASSAAPFGGIGASGNHRASAFYAADYCAYPVSSVEASSVSLPASLSPGLSI, encoded by the coding sequence ATGAGCTCAGTGATCAATAATCCGTCAAGCTGTCAGTTTATTGGTGGACAGTGGCAACCCGGCCACGGTAAAGGCTTTGAGTCGATTAATCCGGCCAATGGAGAGGTTATCTGGTGTGGTAACGGCGCCAATGCCGAGCAGGTCGATACCGCCGTTAAGGCCGCCCGCAGCGCCTTTTACAACTGGTCAGCCATGCCCCTGGCCGAGCGTTTGGCCATTATTGAAGCCTTTGGCGCTCAACTTGGTGAACACAGCGAAGCCATGGCACGCCTCATTGCTGAAGAAACCGGCAAGGCACTGTGGGAGAGCCGCACCGAAGTTGCGGCCATGACTGGCAAAATCGCGATATCCATCAGAGCCCACAGCGAACGCACCGGCACAGTGGAAAACCCCATGCCCGGTGCCCGTGCTTTTATCCGCCATAAGCCCCACGGCGTGGTGGCGGTATTTGGGCCTTATAACTTCCCGGGGCACCTGCCTAACGGCCATATAGTGCCTGCGCTGATCGCCGGGAACACTGTACTGTTCAAACCCTCGGAGCTGACCCCTAAAGTGGCCCAGTTTACGGTGGAGCTGTGGCAAAAAGCAGGCTTGCCCGCAGGTGTGATTAACCTGCTGCAAGGCGAAGTGGAAACCGGCAAAGCGCTCGCTGGGCACCCCGGCATCGACGGGCTCTTCTTTACCGGCAGCTCCAACACGGGTCATTTGCTGCATCAGCAGTATGCCGGTCAGCCGGGAAAAATTTTGGCGCTGGAAATGGGCGGAAATAACCCGCTCATCGTCAAAGATGTGGCCAATGTGAATGCCGCTGTACATGACATCATCCAATCGGCCTTTATCTCCAGCGGTCAGCGCTGCACCTGCGCCAGACGTCTTTTCATTAAGAAAGACGCCAATGGCGATGCCATCCTGGCCAAGCTGATTGAGGCCAGCCGTCAAATTCGCGTAGATGAACCCTTTGCCGAAAACCAACCCTTTTATGGTGCCATGATCAGCGCCAAAGCGGCGGCGGCCATGGTGAAGGCGCAAACCGATATCCAGTCTCTTGGCGGCATTTCACTGCTGGAGCTTAAGCAACCTGACCTTGCCCTTGGCTTCGTCACGCCCGGTATTATTGATGTCACCCACGTCAAAGCCCTGCCGGACGAAGAACACTTTGGTCCGCTGCTCAAGGTCTACCGCTACGATGACTTCGATGCCGCCATTGACGAAGCCAATAACACTGCGTTTGGCCTGTCGGCTGGATTGCTGGCCGATAATGAAGCGGATTATGACCACTTCTTCCGCCGCATTCGCGCAGGAATCGTGAATTGGAACAAACCCATTACAGGTGCCTCCAGTGCCGCGCCATTTGGCGGCATTGGCGCCAGCGGTAACCACAGGGCCAGCGCCTTCTACGCGGCCGATTACTGCGCCTACCCCGTCTCCTCAGTGGAAGCCAGCAGCGTCAGCCTGCCTGCCAGTCTGAGCCCGGGCCTCAGTATTTAA
- the astA gene encoding arginine N-succinyltransferase, with the protein MLLIRPIQGSDFQALMTMARESGAGFTSLPLCERKLTHKIAHSEESFAADIDAPGDQGYLFVLEDTDTGEILGASGIEASVGLGSPLYHFHKSTVVHQCKELDIFNPVEVLTLGNDYTGVTEICTLFLREPYRVGLNGRFLSKVRFMFMAEHPKRFSQLVIAEMRGAADENGQPPFWGWLRETFFNMEFSKADYLIGVGNKGFIADLMPRYPIYVDLLPEAARNTIGQVHENTVPALKLLENEGFMHRGYVDLFDAGPTVEAQLKQIKSVRQSHRVKVVISQNPAEHKGEFHLAVCNCDSKAFRATVSDECRLEPETHSILMSPAMADVLNVAEGDLVRYLNLDKGAK; encoded by the coding sequence ATGTTACTTATCCGTCCTATACAGGGTTCGGATTTCCAGGCGCTGATGACCATGGCGCGGGAATCCGGAGCAGGTTTTACCTCCCTGCCCCTTTGCGAGCGAAAACTGACCCACAAAATAGCGCACTCGGAAGAGAGCTTTGCCGCCGATATCGATGCGCCTGGCGATCAGGGTTATCTGTTTGTGCTGGAAGACACAGACACGGGCGAAATCCTTGGCGCTTCTGGTATCGAGGCCTCGGTTGGCCTGGGCAGCCCGCTGTACCACTTCCACAAGAGTACCGTGGTGCATCAGTGTAAGGAGCTGGATATTTTCAATCCGGTGGAAGTCCTTACCCTGGGCAATGATTACACAGGCGTGACTGAAATCTGCACCCTGTTTTTGCGTGAGCCTTACCGGGTGGGCCTCAATGGCCGCTTCCTGTCCAAGGTACGCTTTATGTTTATGGCCGAGCACCCCAAACGTTTTTCCCAGCTGGTAATTGCCGAGATGCGCGGCGCCGCCGATGAAAACGGTCAGCCCCCATTTTGGGGCTGGCTTAGGGAAACCTTCTTCAATATGGAGTTTTCCAAGGCCGATTACCTGATTGGCGTGGGCAACAAGGGGTTTATTGCCGACCTGATGCCCCGCTATCCCATCTACGTTGATTTGTTGCCCGAAGCGGCCCGAAACACCATAGGCCAGGTGCATGAAAACACAGTTCCTGCCCTTAAGCTTTTGGAAAACGAAGGTTTTATGCATCGTGGCTATGTGGATCTGTTCGATGCTGGCCCCACGGTGGAAGCCCAGCTTAAGCAAATCAAGTCGGTGCGCCAGAGCCACAGGGTCAAGGTGGTGATAAGCCAAAACCCGGCCGAGCACAAAGGTGAGTTTCATCTGGCAGTGTGCAACTGCGACAGCAAGGCATTTCGCGCCACCGTCAGCGACGAGTGTCGTCTCGAACCCGAAACCCACAGCATACTGATGAGCCCGGCCATGGCCGATGTGCTCAATGTCGCCGAGGGCGATTTGGTGCGTTACTTAAATCTGGACAAGGGGGCCAAATGA
- a CDS encoding aspartate aminotransferase family protein, translating to MHINRSLFDEVMVPNYAPSPIIPVKGLGSRLWDQQGREFIDFAGGIAVNCLGHCHPALVSALTEQAQKLWHLSNTMTNEPALMLAKHLVDNTFAEKVYFANSGAEANEAALKLVRRVALNKFGADKSQIIAFKQGFHGRTLFTVSVGGQPAYSDGFGPKPADIDHAEYNNLDSLKALISDRTCAVVLEPLQGEGGIINPTPEFIKGVRELCDQHNALLVFDEVQTGVGRTGELYAYMGLGVTPDVLTTAKALGGGFPIGAMLTTTELAKHLVVGTHGSTYGGNPLACAVGLAAFTTVNTPEVLNGVKEREQLFRDGLNAINDKYQVFTEVRGKGLLLGAALNADYAGKARDFMLAAAEEGVLLLMAGQNVVRFAPSLIIPEADVREGLARFDAAIAKLVARLNAG from the coding sequence ATGCATATCAACAGAAGTTTATTCGATGAAGTGATGGTTCCCAACTACGCGCCATCCCCTATCATTCCGGTAAAGGGCCTGGGGTCACGCCTGTGGGATCAGCAAGGCCGCGAGTTTATCGATTTCGCCGGTGGCATTGCCGTGAACTGTCTGGGCCATTGTCACCCAGCCCTGGTGTCTGCCCTCACCGAGCAGGCACAAAAACTGTGGCACCTGTCCAACACCATGACCAACGAGCCAGCGCTGATGCTGGCCAAACACTTGGTTGATAACACCTTTGCCGAGAAGGTCTACTTTGCCAACTCAGGCGCCGAAGCCAACGAGGCTGCCCTGAAGCTGGTTCGCCGCGTGGCATTGAACAAGTTTGGCGCTGATAAGTCACAGATCATCGCCTTCAAACAAGGCTTCCATGGCCGCACCCTGTTTACCGTATCCGTGGGTGGCCAGCCTGCCTACTCCGATGGTTTTGGCCCCAAGCCAGCCGATATCGACCATGCCGAATACAACAATCTCGACAGCCTGAAGGCGCTGATTTCAGATCGTACCTGCGCCGTGGTACTGGAGCCGCTGCAGGGCGAAGGCGGCATCATCAACCCAACCCCTGAGTTCATCAAGGGCGTACGTGAGCTGTGTGACCAGCACAATGCACTGCTGGTATTCGATGAAGTACAAACCGGCGTCGGCCGCACCGGCGAGCTTTATGCCTATATGGGCCTGGGCGTTACCCCGGATGTACTGACCACAGCCAAGGCCCTTGGCGGTGGTTTCCCCATTGGCGCCATGTTGACCACCACTGAACTGGCAAAGCATCTGGTTGTAGGCACCCACGGCAGCACCTACGGCGGTAACCCGCTGGCCTGTGCCGTTGGCCTTGCCGCATTCACCACAGTAAATACCCCGGAAGTACTGAATGGCGTGAAAGAGCGCGAACAGCTGTTCCGTGATGGCCTCAATGCCATCAACGACAAGTATCAGGTATTCACCGAAGTGCGTGGTAAGGGTCTGCTGCTGGGCGCTGCGCTTAATGCGGATTACGCCGGTAAAGCCCGTGACTTTATGCTGGCCGCCGCTGAAGAAGGCGTGCTCCTGCTGATGGCCGGTCAAAACGTGGTGCGTTTTGCCCCTTCTCTTATCATTCCTGAGGCAGACGTTCGGGAAGGCCTGGCGCGTTTCGACGCCGCCATCGCCAAATTGGTTGCCAGGCTTAACGCCGGTTAA
- a CDS encoding Lrp/AsnC family transcriptional regulator produces MISKEDERLLALLKNNARISVSDLARALDLSRSTVQTRIARLEQTGVIKGYGVELGDTYTSHLVSAHVAIKVKQKFTTKTNVELKKMHMISELYAISGEYDLIAVVQAQTTEQLSHLLDDIGNLDGVERTTSSVILETKFKR; encoded by the coding sequence ATGATAAGCAAAGAGGACGAGCGGCTACTGGCGCTGCTGAAAAACAATGCCCGGATCAGCGTATCGGATCTGGCCCGTGCACTGGATTTATCCCGCTCCACGGTGCAGACCCGTATCGCGCGGCTGGAGCAAACCGGCGTGATAAAGGGTTATGGGGTTGAGCTTGGCGACACCTACACCAGTCACCTGGTATCGGCCCATGTGGCCATTAAGGTGAAGCAGAAATTCACCACCAAAACCAATGTGGAATTAAAGAAGATGCACATGATCAGTGAGCTCTATGCCATCAGCGGCGAGTACGATCTGATTGCGGTGGTGCAGGCGCAAACCACGGAGCAGCTCAGTCACCTGCTGGATGATATCGGCAACCTCGATGGGGTAGAACGCACCACCTCGTCGGTGATTCTGGAAACCAAGTTCAAGCGTTGA
- a CDS encoding LysR family transcriptional regulator, which produces MQVHDVDLKLLRIFVAIVECGGLSAAESRLNIGRSTISAHLSDLEVRLGIKLCKRGRSGFELTESGRVTYQASLELLQHCDAFASTVASAKQELAGRVSIAVIDTLVSDPRCDIAGVIAALKAKSNHIQFDINVCEAREVETSVVNGRSLVGIGVSRHHLRGLDYHPLHNETNYLYCGVGHPLFDCLPDKVPALLQNAEVITSNYMRDKEMRNDDLNYQNTATAYHDEGIAHLILSGKFIGYLPEHYASHWVDKGLFKAILPEKYSYQIPVVLITSKSNAATPLATALIDEIKRRH; this is translated from the coding sequence GTGCAGGTTCATGACGTCGATTTAAAACTGCTGAGGATATTTGTCGCCATCGTGGAGTGCGGCGGCCTGTCGGCAGCCGAATCACGGCTCAATATTGGCCGCTCCACCATCAGCGCTCACCTGTCAGATTTGGAGGTGCGCCTCGGCATTAAACTGTGCAAGCGTGGCCGCAGCGGCTTTGAACTGACAGAGTCTGGTCGGGTGACCTATCAGGCATCGCTTGAGCTGTTGCAGCACTGCGATGCCTTTGCATCCACCGTAGCCAGTGCCAAGCAGGAGCTGGCCGGCCGGGTCAGCATTGCGGTGATTGATACCCTGGTAAGTGACCCGCGCTGCGACATTGCCGGGGTGATTGCGGCGCTCAAGGCTAAAAGCAACCATATCCAGTTTGATATCAACGTGTGTGAGGCGCGGGAGGTAGAAACCTCGGTGGTCAACGGCCGCTCTTTGGTCGGCATTGGGGTCAGTCGTCATCATCTGCGCGGGCTCGATTACCATCCGCTGCATAATGAAACCAACTACCTGTATTGCGGTGTGGGTCATCCCCTGTTTGATTGCCTGCCAGACAAGGTGCCAGCGCTGCTGCAAAACGCCGAGGTAATCACCAGTAACTACATGCGCGACAAAGAGATGCGTAACGACGATTTGAACTATCAGAACACCGCCACCGCCTACCACGATGAAGGCATTGCTCATCTCATCCTCTCGGGCAAGTTTATCGGCTACCTGCCGGAGCACTACGCCAGCCACTGGGTCGATAAGGGCCTTTTCAAAGCGATTTTGCCCGAGAAATACTCCTACCAAATTCCTGTGGTGCTCATCACGTCAAAGAGCAATGCCGCAACGCCGCTGGCAACGGCGCTGATTGATGAGATAAAACGCCGTCATTAA
- the hutH gene encoding histidine ammonia-lyase: MRFRYGVDHLTLETVNGIANGSIQAELCQQAIDKINASRHNVDVMAASDKAIYGINTGFGPLCDTQISPAETHLLQKNLLITHAVGVGEPIAKSISKLMLITKVHALSQGFSGIRLDVVERMLAFIALDLIPVVPEQGSVGASGDLAPLSHLFLPLLGEGEFWQGDKIVPAREALKAHGLEPLELHAKEGLALINGTQFILSHAITALTKMGYLLDLADLAGAMSIEGMQGSQSPFRAELHEIRPFAGNIEVAARMRSFFKDSENMASHEDCDRVQDPYSLRCIPQVHGASRNAYNHLKELAEIEMNSVTDNPIVISAEEAISGGGFHGQPLAMVLDYTSIAAAELGNISDRRCYLLLEGLHGLPRLLTTSGGLNSGMMIPQYVTAALVTENKSLCFPPSADSVPTSMGQEDHVSMGSISGRKLNQILGNLEKIFAIELMYAAQAIDFRRPNRCSDIIEQNHALIREKVAKLEEDRLLKPDIDAIIALVKAQAFTVK, from the coding sequence ATGCGTTTTAGATATGGTGTTGACCATCTCACTCTCGAAACCGTAAACGGCATTGCCAACGGCAGTATTCAGGCAGAGCTGTGCCAGCAAGCCATCGACAAGATCAACGCCAGCCGCCATAACGTGGATGTGATGGCCGCATCCGACAAGGCCATTTACGGCATTAACACCGGCTTTGGCCCCCTGTGCGATACCCAGATTTCCCCTGCCGAAACCCACCTGCTGCAAAAGAACCTGCTGATCACCCACGCCGTGGGCGTAGGTGAACCGATTGCCAAATCCATCTCCAAGCTGATGCTTATCACCAAGGTGCATGCACTCAGTCAGGGCTTTTCGGGTATTCGTCTCGACGTGGTTGAGCGTATGTTGGCCTTTATCGCCCTTGACTTGATCCCTGTGGTACCGGAGCAGGGCTCTGTGGGCGCATCCGGCGATTTGGCGCCGCTGTCGCATCTGTTTTTGCCGCTGCTCGGCGAAGGTGAATTCTGGCAGGGCGATAAGATAGTGCCTGCCCGTGAGGCGCTTAAGGCCCATGGCCTTGAGCCGCTTGAACTGCACGCCAAAGAAGGCCTGGCGCTGATTAACGGTACCCAGTTTATTTTGTCCCACGCCATCACAGCGCTGACCAAGATGGGCTATTTGCTGGATTTGGCCGACCTGGCCGGAGCCATGAGCATTGAAGGCATGCAGGGTAGCCAGTCGCCGTTTCGCGCCGAGCTGCACGAAATCCGCCCCTTCGCCGGTAACATCGAAGTGGCCGCCCGTATGCGCAGCTTCTTCAAAGACTCTGAGAACATGGCTTCTCACGAAGATTGCGATCGGGTGCAGGACCCATACTCGTTGCGCTGTATCCCGCAGGTTCACGGCGCCTCGCGTAACGCTTACAACCATTTGAAAGAGCTGGCCGAAATTGAAATGAACTCGGTCACCGACAACCCGATTGTCATCAGTGCAGAAGAGGCCATTTCCGGCGGTGGTTTCCATGGTCAGCCACTGGCCATGGTACTGGATTACACCTCCATTGCTGCGGCTGAGCTGGGTAACATTTCAGACCGCCGCTGCTATTTGCTGCTCGAAGGCCTGCATGGGTTGCCGCGTCTGCTCACCACCTCGGGTGGTCTTAACTCTGGCATGATGATCCCTCAGTACGTGACCGCAGCGCTGGTTACCGAAAACAAGTCCCTGTGCTTCCCGCCGTCAGCCGACAGCGTGCCCACCTCCATGGGGCAGGAAGACCATGTGTCCATGGGCAGTATCTCTGGCCGTAAACTCAACCAGATTTTGGGTAACCTGGAGAAAATCTTTGCCATTGAGCTGATGTATGCCGCCCAAGCCATTGATTTTCGCCGTCCCAACCGCTGCTCGGATATTATTGAGCAAAACCATGCTCTTATCCGCGAAAAAGTGGCCAAGCTGGAAGAGGACCGCCTGCTCAAGCCCGATATTGATGCCATTATTGCGCTGGTCAAGGCTCAGGCCTTTACCGTGAAGTAA
- a CDS encoding urocanate hydratase, which produces METNMTFAEQIKQGIPAELPSPKPYPADANRAPKRKDILTAAEKQLAVRNALRYFPAEWHQELAAEFAKELNDFGRIYMYRFKPEYAMKARAISEYPAKCEQAAAIMLMVDNNLDPAVAQHPEELITYGGNGAVFQNWAQYRLTMKYLSEMEADQTLHLYSGHPMGLFPSSVDAPRVVVTNGMMIPNYSKPDDWERFNALGVTQYGQMTAGSFMYIGPQGIVHGTTITVMNGFRKVLEKGDSPKGKIFLTAGLGGMSGAQPKAGNIAGCITVCAEVNPKAATKRHAQGWVDELIDNMDALVARVKQAQANEEVVSIAFIGNVVNVWEAFDEHDIFVHLGSDQTSLHNPWSGGYYPVDISYDESNRLIREEPELFKTKVQATLKRHADAINRHTAKGTYFFDYGNAFLLEASRAGGDVMAENGIDFKYPSYVQDILGPMCFDYGFGPFRWVCTSGNSADLDRTDAIAAEVLARIMAEAPAEIQQQMQDNITWIKDAKQNKLVVGSQARILYADAEGRMEIAKAFNDAISRGEIGPVVLGRDHHDVSGTDSPFRETSNIYDGSRFTADMAIHNVIGDSFRGATWVSIHNGGGVGWGEVINGGFGMLLDGTEAAERRLKSMLLFDVNNGIARRSWARNEEANFAIKREMARTPKLKVTLANSVDDDIINGLEF; this is translated from the coding sequence ATGGAAACCAATATGACTTTTGCTGAACAAATCAAACAAGGGATCCCAGCCGAGCTGCCTTCGCCAAAGCCCTATCCGGCCGATGCCAACCGCGCTCCCAAGCGTAAAGACATTCTCACCGCCGCTGAAAAGCAGCTGGCGGTACGTAATGCATTGCGTTATTTCCCGGCCGAGTGGCATCAGGAACTGGCTGCGGAGTTTGCCAAAGAATTGAACGATTTTGGCCGCATTTACATGTACCGCTTCAAGCCGGAATACGCGATGAAGGCCCGCGCAATCTCTGAGTACCCTGCCAAATGCGAGCAGGCCGCCGCCATTATGCTGATGGTCGATAACAACCTCGACCCGGCCGTGGCTCAGCATCCAGAAGAGCTTATCACCTACGGTGGCAATGGCGCTGTGTTCCAGAACTGGGCGCAGTATCGCCTCACCATGAAGTACTTAAGCGAAATGGAAGCGGACCAGACCCTGCACCTCTACTCGGGCCACCCCATGGGATTGTTCCCATCGTCAGTGGATGCACCAAGGGTGGTGGTAACCAACGGCATGATGATCCCCAATTATTCCAAGCCCGATGACTGGGAGCGCTTCAACGCCCTTGGCGTAACCCAATACGGCCAGATGACGGCCGGCTCCTTTATGTACATCGGCCCCCAGGGCATAGTGCACGGCACTACCATCACCGTGATGAACGGTTTCCGTAAGGTGCTGGAAAAAGGCGATAGCCCTAAAGGCAAGATTTTCCTCACAGCCGGTCTTGGCGGCATGAGTGGTGCCCAGCCCAAGGCCGGTAACATCGCCGGATGTATTACCGTGTGCGCCGAGGTCAACCCCAAGGCCGCCACCAAGCGCCACGCTCAGGGTTGGGTGGATGAGCTTATCGATAACATGGATGCGCTGGTTGCCCGGGTTAAACAGGCCCAGGCCAATGAAGAAGTGGTGTCCATCGCCTTTATCGGTAACGTGGTCAACGTATGGGAAGCGTTCGATGAGCATGATATTTTTGTGCATCTGGGCTCGGATCAAACATCCCTGCACAACCCATGGTCCGGCGGCTACTACCCGGTGGATATCAGCTACGATGAGTCAAACCGCCTCATTCGTGAGGAGCCTGAGCTGTTTAAAACCAAGGTTCAGGCCACCCTCAAGCGCCATGCTGACGCCATTAATCGCCATACCGCCAAGGGCACTTACTTTTTTGACTACGGCAATGCCTTCCTGCTGGAAGCCTCCCGTGCCGGCGGCGATGTAATGGCCGAGAACGGCATCGACTTCAAGTACCCATCCTACGTGCAGGATATTCTGGGCCCTATGTGTTTCGATTACGGTTTTGGTCCGTTCCGCTGGGTGTGCACTTCAGGTAACAGCGCCGATCTTGACCGCACCGACGCCATTGCCGCCGAGGTGCTTGCACGGATTATGGCCGAGGCGCCAGCTGAAATTCAGCAGCAAATGCAGGACAACATTACCTGGATTAAAGACGCCAAACAAAACAAGCTGGTGGTGGGTTCACAGGCCCGTATCCTCTATGCCGACGCCGAAGGCCGCATGGAAATTGCCAAGGCCTTTAACGATGCCATTAGCCGGGGCGAAATCGGCCCGGTGGTCCTTGGCCGCGACCACCACGATGTGAGCGGTACCGACTCGCCATTCCGTGAAACCTCCAACATCTATGATGGCAGCCGCTTTACCGCCGATATGGCCATTCATAACGTGATTGGCGATAGCTTCCGCGGCGCCACCTGGGTATCCATCCACAATGGTGGTGGGGTAGGTTGGGGCGAAGTAATCAACGGTGGCTTTGGTATGCTGCTGGATGGAACAGAAGCTGCCGAGCGGCGCCTTAAGTCCATGCTGCTGTTTGATGTGAACAACGGCATTGCCCGTCGCAGCTGGGCCCGCAACGAAGAAGCCAACTTCGCCATCAAACGCGAAATGGCCCGCACGCCCAAGCTTAAGGTGACCCTGGCCAACAGTGTCGATGACGACATCATTAACGGACTTGAGTTCTAA